The following coding sequences lie in one Leptospira neocaledonica genomic window:
- a CDS encoding TRL domain-containing protein, giving the protein MRFLFLTILLVCASCAAVPPGGGGALIYNDFRAPYKTFPVKLGTQTAESSAHCILALACFGDISVSSIAQKKGIKFVTNIEYEFFNISFFYSRTKIIIVGSDEAKNP; this is encoded by the coding sequence ATGAGATTTTTATTTTTAACAATACTTTTGGTTTGCGCTAGCTGCGCTGCAGTTCCACCGGGCGGCGGAGGTGCGTTAATATACAATGATTTTCGCGCTCCGTACAAGACATTCCCGGTAAAATTAGGAACACAGACCGCTGAATCTTCTGCTCATTGTATATTAGCCTTGGCCTGTTTTGGTGATATTTCTGTCAGCAGCATCGCACAAAAGAAGGGAATCAAGTTCGTTACGAATATTGAATATGAATTTTTTAACATTTCTTTCTTTTATAGTAGAACAAAAATTATAATCGTCGGATCCGATGAAGCAAAGAATCCTTAA
- a CDS encoding RHS repeat-associated core domain-containing protein: protein MKIIKRKLKKFTLILLFPLLSLILFTGFSIQSLFKSITGSLLPQSLPKLSALPNGMLSSSIEIVLPPGTKGIVPALALTYNSGGNNGILGVGWGLQGIYSISRDPKFGINYDGNDNFLSDQVGPLIDISGSKSKYHSQKESWIQFVPSGVCGNGPCSWTATDKDGNTYSYGKTSDSRVEALGRSGAIRTWALNQVRDPFGNGYDITYIEDTSNGEYYPNEITYQNRSIKFEYDNSRTDTFPSYLNGSLVKTTKRMEAIRVYTDGSLIREYEFDYSSGTSTGRSLLTSLKKSESNTFGSESYDDLKFSYGSDGFSLQEILDSNLNTTVSNVNLFVPSGLLLYANLLFGNPLPTQPTATEKRMANYLQYAMHIPVPDRESCNNGPSACLCAAYAPCWGGNVGFFNYLASMCLAYNNWGGPTYCASGIESGLTYWTPMDLDGNGILDFASIVGSETANTIRLRVWPVQNGTIDSNSSFLSPILPLHYNTFYQAVDLNGDGRTDFAYESGGKLNVIYSQGTSFSNPSNFSNVVIPAANRNMQAFVPYSYFFEYSTTNPTRMATDKAPTDWFADMNSDSLADFIHYDGSKFNIYINQKGSFANPIQIAGTSAYFINEFMDLDSDGKAEFVRLVQYSENPQYTAVNSQLQAANAQADSITSTYNTENDILNSILTTGGTSIPNSDFNSLVDYYLTGCGYYISNIGIGNYSFDDVVLVRNSSGENVACIQNDPNYIDIIQLQAARIGTAIPTTNTLSNDLQVIYAATIGPIAAIQTDLQNQLNSLNASANGTIRYRLDVTTFNLTAKTSSTVQNDLGTSADRLRSFFGDVNSDNLPDFVTIVGNQIKVSLNTGKGFASQVSSSLNATDGIKAIQFNFSDVNSDGLEDLVLYNKESQTVESYLSNGAGSLNYNSAFGFGQFALSEQTTNGVYKADQGQFIIQDVNGDGSKDALLIKLWQDKTQGHVLIRNGSSKSSDEDDLISATNGIQTSSVSYTTKHGHAGAIQAGSGDYPNIVDASHSFLVTGISSDIGSGVTIGENFEYKNARFYLGHRNIVRSLGFASVKEIDSGTKFYKLTEYFQNDYRLAGVPSTFSNYNASGNLLQQTIYSGFRFPNPFGTEIASPTTVSTSSYHNGNIELTSDTSFTLDSYGFTTNQTETSGSHQVSLDINLVHDTTKWRIARAIRNLKSVDGVTVQDKSITYNGDSISSVTQFSGTSAEQKTSYEYDTYGNPILTRDALGATTTIKYDPVVHTFPIEATNALGHVEKINYDPNLGVEISKTDANGIVSSKTYDVFGRVSTVIYPGNSNWNESYEYNNSGKFNLTDLSSNQSITKTIRDNVNGTKTTITEFSDPFGNILRSISNTAVSGSNLITDSVFDYKTGLLLKKSNPYFNNTVPYWTEYKYEDPDYRSTQSIFTGTQGQIITNISYSGLSISKLVSYPDGQTKTFGESKNELGQVISLTENDKTISTVYAPNGQPAKITDPAGRITTFTYDSAGRKTSVTDPNSGTIGYVYDSLGRITKQTDARGKNISFTFDKIGRVISTQASGGESPITNEYDGTSSSHGIGRLTKVNDGSGSTEINYNSQGKVTRQIKTIDEQRIITELEYDSLGRPITIVYPEGSKVHQSYSQNGNLEKVTLDTADGKNSGVTVAEYAGPIFQNDEVIFRKTTGNGVVTDIKIDLSNFQTTSLSSTKNDGTIIQSFTYQYDPKGNVIKQIDSKYSNRNQIFSYDKHNRLISATGSYGTQNYTYSSDGNLLQKGDVSFSYTDQNHANAVTAAISEKGSVSYSYDASGNMIYRNGDALLYDSYGRLIEYQTTKGEIIKYTYDFSGSRVKSENLKTALVTYSVDDHYEIAKTHGKNEKHTMYVKGLGGEILTQITRMNAKLLTQVSGNSQIAFGGNTWLDDLGFCSGLAIDCDLYWKNRFVSPIQHFLAYSSFFYKGIPTLSFRIGYIFFILSLLYFAYPFLLKGNEILQRKKITGLSMPLLLLSIFGIFAIPNCNAFIGKNKGPWHDLETFLEESAAIGSKSGGIDGSGVPAVGAFFYHSDRLGSTSMLTDGYGNPVSGPGRSGVSSISYLPYGELNSSESTGPDIFHYKFTGQVLDADTGLYYYKSRFYDSFLGRFIQADDRADKGINALNRYMYVGGNPTNRIDPDGHVNLSQAIHMFNRIVGHMLGKNFHNGNSPSLNSIGRDLARSGLGKNLTGAWRFTWRLVNNIGFVVGVLEGVFDYIISIPYALYKGTPMPYLTYHHGGFMVHNSAYAEIDWTFSGSSVRSVTSGGVAHLRNGDENKLVMKHEEGHMQQNINYFGDTANIEYGADFHQLTLDYSATPYLFYLAFGPQALQAIAAMNVYYGGSSAQGLNVLALYLNPEGANPATNLFYFLYAVQSDLNHIKR from the coding sequence ATGAAAATTATAAAACGGAAACTTAAAAAATTTACCTTAATACTTCTGTTTCCTCTGCTCTCATTAATTTTGTTTACTGGGTTCTCAATTCAATCTCTCTTTAAAAGTATTACCGGTTCTCTCCTTCCTCAATCACTGCCTAAGCTCTCCGCGTTACCAAATGGTATGCTATCATCGAGTATTGAAATTGTTTTACCACCTGGAACGAAAGGGATCGTTCCTGCACTTGCCCTAACCTATAACTCCGGCGGAAATAACGGAATTCTTGGAGTTGGCTGGGGTTTACAAGGTATCTATTCAATATCTAGAGACCCGAAGTTCGGAATTAACTATGATGGTAATGATAATTTTCTATCTGACCAAGTTGGTCCTTTGATAGACATTTCAGGTAGCAAATCTAAATATCACAGCCAAAAGGAATCTTGGATTCAATTTGTTCCGAGTGGAGTTTGTGGGAACGGGCCCTGTTCTTGGACAGCTACGGACAAAGATGGAAATACTTATAGCTACGGGAAAACCAGCGATTCACGTGTAGAAGCTTTGGGAAGGAGCGGCGCCATTCGAACTTGGGCTTTAAATCAGGTTCGTGATCCATTCGGAAATGGATATGACATTACATATATAGAAGACACTTCAAATGGCGAGTATTATCCGAATGAAATCACTTACCAAAATCGAAGTATAAAATTTGAATATGATAATTCTCGGACAGATACATTTCCGAGTTATCTAAACGGATCATTGGTTAAGACCACGAAGAGAATGGAAGCTATTCGAGTTTATACTGACGGATCACTTATTCGCGAATATGAGTTCGATTATTCTTCTGGAACTTCGACAGGAAGATCCTTGCTAACTTCACTCAAGAAGAGCGAATCAAACACTTTTGGATCGGAGAGCTATGACGATCTGAAATTTTCCTATGGAAGCGATGGTTTTAGCTTACAGGAAATCCTAGATTCAAATCTAAATACCACAGTCTCAAACGTGAATCTGTTTGTTCCAAGTGGACTTTTGTTATATGCAAATCTTTTATTTGGAAATCCTTTGCCAACTCAGCCAACCGCTACAGAGAAACGAATGGCGAACTATTTGCAATATGCTATGCACATTCCCGTACCAGATAGAGAAAGTTGTAACAACGGACCTTCAGCCTGCCTTTGTGCGGCTTACGCACCATGTTGGGGAGGTAATGTAGGCTTTTTTAATTATTTAGCCTCCATGTGCCTTGCTTATAATAATTGGGGCGGGCCCACTTATTGTGCCTCCGGAATCGAATCAGGACTTACCTATTGGACTCCGATGGACTTGGATGGAAATGGGATTTTGGATTTTGCAAGTATTGTTGGTTCAGAGACAGCAAATACGATCCGTTTAAGAGTCTGGCCTGTTCAGAACGGTACGATCGATTCAAATTCAAGTTTTTTAAGTCCAATTCTCCCGCTACATTATAATACTTTCTACCAAGCTGTGGATCTTAACGGAGATGGAAGAACAGACTTCGCCTATGAAAGCGGTGGAAAGCTGAATGTTATTTACTCCCAAGGAACTTCTTTTAGCAATCCTTCTAACTTTTCTAATGTAGTCATTCCTGCTGCCAATAGGAACATGCAAGCATTTGTTCCATATTCTTATTTCTTCGAATATTCCACTACAAATCCCACGAGAATGGCGACCGACAAGGCGCCTACTGATTGGTTTGCTGATATGAATTCAGATAGTCTTGCGGATTTTATTCACTACGATGGAAGTAAATTTAATATTTATATCAATCAGAAAGGTAGTTTCGCTAACCCAATTCAAATCGCCGGGACATCTGCGTATTTTATTAATGAATTTATGGACTTAGATTCGGATGGAAAAGCTGAATTTGTTCGTTTGGTCCAATACAGCGAAAATCCACAGTATACTGCCGTAAACTCTCAGTTGCAAGCTGCCAATGCGCAAGCGGATTCAATCACGAGCACTTATAATACTGAAAACGATATATTGAATTCAATACTTACAACCGGCGGAACCAGTATTCCAAATTCTGATTTTAACTCCTTGGTTGATTATTACTTAACTGGATGTGGTTACTATATTTCGAATATAGGAATCGGAAATTATTCTTTTGACGATGTTGTTTTGGTTCGAAACAGCTCCGGAGAAAACGTTGCTTGTATTCAAAACGACCCAAATTACATCGATATCATTCAATTGCAGGCGGCCCGAATTGGAACTGCCATTCCTACTACCAATACATTATCCAATGATTTACAAGTGATATACGCTGCCACCATCGGTCCTATCGCAGCCATTCAAACTGATTTACAAAATCAATTGAATTCACTGAATGCAAGTGCAAATGGAACGATTCGATACCGACTTGATGTTACTACTTTTAATCTCACCGCTAAAACATCGAGTACGGTTCAAAACGACTTAGGGACAAGCGCAGATCGTCTACGCAGTTTTTTTGGTGACGTGAATTCAGATAATCTTCCCGATTTTGTCACAATTGTCGGGAACCAAATTAAAGTTTCTTTAAATACCGGCAAAGGGTTCGCTTCGCAAGTTTCAAGTAGTCTCAACGCTACTGATGGCATTAAAGCAATTCAATTTAACTTTTCAGATGTAAATTCCGATGGCCTGGAAGATTTAGTTCTATACAATAAAGAAAGTCAAACCGTAGAAAGCTATTTATCCAACGGCGCGGGTTCGTTAAATTACAATTCTGCTTTTGGTTTCGGCCAATTTGCACTAAGTGAGCAAACTACAAATGGAGTTTATAAAGCAGATCAAGGTCAGTTTATTATCCAGGATGTAAATGGAGACGGTTCAAAGGATGCTTTACTAATCAAGTTATGGCAAGATAAGACGCAGGGGCATGTCCTTATCAGAAATGGAAGTTCTAAATCTTCTGACGAAGACGATCTTATTTCTGCTACGAATGGAATTCAAACGTCATCAGTTAGCTATACAACAAAACACGGTCATGCTGGAGCGATTCAAGCAGGAAGCGGAGACTATCCAAACATAGTAGATGCAAGTCATTCTTTCTTAGTAACAGGAATTTCTTCCGATATTGGATCTGGCGTAACAATTGGTGAAAACTTTGAGTATAAAAATGCAAGATTCTATCTTGGGCATAGAAATATCGTACGCAGCCTAGGGTTTGCCAGTGTAAAAGAAATAGACTCTGGGACCAAATTTTACAAACTTACTGAATATTTCCAAAACGATTATAGGCTAGCAGGGGTTCCGAGTACTTTTAGTAACTATAATGCCTCCGGAAACCTTCTACAACAAACAATCTATAGCGGTTTCCGATTCCCAAATCCTTTCGGAACGGAAATAGCATCTCCAACTACAGTTTCCACCAGTTCTTATCACAACGGAAATATCGAACTTACTTCGGACACTAGTTTCACGTTAGATTCCTATGGATTTACAACAAATCAAACGGAAACATCCGGATCTCACCAAGTTTCTTTAGATATAAACCTGGTTCATGATACAACGAAATGGAGGATTGCCCGAGCCATTCGTAATCTAAAGTCGGTCGATGGAGTTACAGTTCAAGATAAGTCCATAACGTATAATGGTGATAGTATTAGCTCAGTTACACAGTTTTCCGGAACTTCAGCCGAACAAAAGACTAGCTATGAATATGATACCTATGGGAATCCTATTTTAACTAGAGATGCACTTGGTGCGACTACTACAATCAAATACGATCCTGTTGTTCATACCTTCCCGATAGAAGCCACAAACGCGCTGGGGCATGTGGAAAAAATTAACTATGATCCTAATTTGGGGGTCGAAATCTCGAAGACGGACGCCAATGGAATTGTCTCTTCCAAGACTTATGATGTATTCGGGCGAGTAAGCACCGTTATCTATCCAGGGAATTCGAATTGGAATGAATCATATGAGTATAATAACTCCGGAAAATTCAATTTAACCGATCTATCGAGCAATCAATCGATTACTAAAACTATTCGGGACAATGTTAATGGAACGAAAACTACAATTACCGAATTTTCAGATCCTTTTGGTAATATCCTAAGATCCATTTCGAATACGGCCGTAAGTGGATCAAATTTGATCACGGACTCAGTATTTGATTACAAGACTGGTCTTCTGTTAAAGAAATCTAATCCTTATTTTAATAATACAGTTCCGTACTGGACAGAATATAAATATGAGGACCCGGATTATCGTTCAACTCAAAGCATCTTCACAGGAACCCAAGGTCAGATCATAACAAATATTTCGTACTCAGGACTTTCTATTTCAAAGTTAGTTTCTTATCCCGACGGACAAACTAAAACATTTGGAGAATCTAAGAACGAACTAGGCCAAGTAATTTCTTTGACGGAGAACGATAAAACGATATCCACTGTTTACGCACCGAATGGGCAACCTGCAAAGATTACTGATCCTGCCGGTCGTATTACTACATTTACTTATGATTCAGCAGGCAGAAAGACGAGCGTGACTGATCCAAATTCTGGAACTATTGGCTACGTGTATGATTCACTCGGCCGAATTACGAAACAAACGGACGCAAGAGGAAAAAATATAAGTTTCACCTTCGATAAAATAGGCAGGGTTATCTCGACCCAAGCTAGTGGTGGCGAATCTCCGATTACCAACGAATACGATGGAACAAGTTCATCACATGGAATCGGAAGACTGACGAAAGTTAACGACGGATCGGGTTCGACCGAAATCAATTACAATTCACAAGGTAAGGTGACACGGCAAATCAAGACAATCGACGAACAACGGATTATAACGGAATTGGAATATGATTCGTTAGGCAGACCGATTACGATCGTTTATCCCGAAGGCTCAAAAGTTCACCAAAGTTATTCTCAAAATGGTAATTTAGAAAAAGTAACGCTGGATACGGCAGACGGAAAAAATTCGGGTGTTACAGTTGCAGAATACGCCGGTCCTATATTTCAGAATGACGAGGTTATATTTAGAAAGACTACAGGAAATGGTGTGGTAACAGATATAAAAATCGATTTATCTAATTTTCAAACGACATCTCTATCTTCGACTAAAAACGATGGAACAATTATCCAATCGTTTACATACCAATATGATCCTAAGGGAAATGTTATAAAACAAATCGATAGTAAATATTCGAATCGAAATCAGATATTCTCGTATGACAAGCATAACCGTCTGATCTCTGCTACTGGAAGTTACGGAACGCAAAACTATACTTATAGTTCGGATGGAAATTTGCTTCAAAAAGGGGATGTTAGTTTTAGCTATACTGACCAGAATCATGCAAATGCTGTTACGGCTGCGATTTCCGAGAAAGGATCCGTAAGTTATTCTTATGATGCTTCCGGAAATATGATTTATCGAAACGGAGATGCGCTTTTATACGATTCGTATGGAAGATTGATAGAATATCAAACGACAAAAGGTGAAATAATCAAGTATACTTACGATTTTTCGGGAAGTCGGGTTAAATCTGAGAACTTAAAGACTGCTCTAGTAACCTATAGTGTTGATGACCATTACGAAATCGCAAAAACTCATGGAAAGAACGAGAAGCATACTATGTATGTTAAAGGTTTGGGCGGAGAAATACTGACACAAATAACGAGAATGAATGCAAAATTGCTCACCCAAGTTAGCGGAAATTCTCAGATTGCCTTTGGTGGCAACACCTGGTTAGACGATCTTGGATTTTGCTCTGGTTTAGCTATCGATTGTGATCTGTATTGGAAAAACAGATTCGTAAGCCCTATACAACATTTCCTTGCATATTCTTCTTTCTTTTATAAAGGCATTCCAACTCTATCTTTCCGAATTGGATATATCTTCTTTATCTTAAGTCTGTTGTATTTTGCGTATCCATTTCTATTGAAAGGAAATGAGATTCTCCAAAGAAAGAAGATTACCGGCTTATCAATGCCGCTTCTACTTCTTTCTATTTTCGGGATTTTTGCTATTCCAAATTGTAATGCATTTATAGGAAAAAATAAGGGCCCTTGGCATGATTTGGAAACTTTCCTTGAAGAAAGCGCAGCTATAGGATCCAAAAGCGGAGGCATAGACGGTTCCGGAGTGCCTGCCGTAGGTGCTTTCTTTTATCATTCAGATAGGCTTGGCTCGACTTCTATGCTGACCGACGGTTACGGCAATCCTGTTTCCGGACCTGGACGTAGTGGAGTAAGTTCGATAAGTTATCTTCCTTATGGGGAGCTTAATTCCTCGGAATCTACTGGTCCAGATATCTTTCACTATAAGTTTACCGGACAAGTATTGGATGCAGATACCGGTTTGTATTATTATAAATCTAGATTCTATGATTCGTTTTTAGGAAGATTTATTCAAGCGGACGATAGAGCTGATAAAGGAATTAACGCTTTAAATCGATATATGTACGTCGGCGGAAACCCTACAAATCGAATCGATCCGGATGGCCATGTAAATTTAAGCCAAGCAATCCATATGTTTAATCGAATCGTTGGTCACATGCTTGGGAAAAATTTTCATAATGGTAATAGTCCGAGCCTTAATTCGATCGGTCGCGATTTGGCCCGTAGCGGGTTAGGAAAGAATTTAACAGGAGCTTGGCGGTTTACTTGGAGGTTGGTAAATAACATAGGGTTTGTTGTCGGAGTTTTAGAGGGAGTTTTCGACTATATAATTTCGATTCCATATGCCTTATACAAGGGGACACCTATGCCGTATTTAACCTATCATCATGGAGGATTTATGGTTCATAATTCAGCTTATGCTGAAATTGATTGGACGTTTAGTGGAAGTTCCGTGCGCTCAGTGACGTCAGGGGGAGTTGCGCATTTAAGAAATGGAGACGAAAATAAATTAGTCATGAAGCATGAGGAAGGTCACATGCAGCAAAATATTAATTATTTTGGAGATACTGCTAATATAGAATATGGAGCAGATTTTCATCAGCTAACATTGGATTATTCAGCAACGCCATACTTATTCTATCTAGCCTTTGGGCCGCAAGCACTACAAGCGATAGCGGCAATGAATGTCTATTATGGTGGAAGCTCTGCTCAAGGGCTAAATGTCCTCGCCTTATACCTTAATCCAGAAGGGGCAAATCCGGCGACTAATCTTTTTTATTTCTTGTATGCAGTCCAATCGGATCTTAATCACATTAAGCGATAA
- a CDS encoding TrmH family RNA methyltransferase yields MKKNILEISSFSNEKLKYISGLKEKKNREKSGTFFIEGFREIQRAQVSGKVKFEYLLTCPACYLGENEEDLVSSIDAKTIIVPKQIFEKISYRDRPDGLIATGELPDFSLSPKTKLSNDPVLVIEGVEKPGNLGTILRTAEGAGFHKVFVADPRLDLFNPNVIRSSTGTLFTLDVFQSDIKELYPILKNAGYKTFAVTPEAKSLYWDSNLKGKVALVFGSEQYGLSEYARSQSDQYISLPMKGVADSLNLAMSAGILMYEVLRQNR; encoded by the coding sequence TTGAAAAAAAACATTTTGGAAATCAGCAGTTTTTCGAATGAAAAGCTGAAGTATATCTCCGGACTAAAAGAGAAAAAGAACCGGGAAAAATCCGGCACATTTTTCATCGAAGGTTTTAGAGAGATCCAAAGAGCGCAAGTCTCCGGCAAAGTTAAATTCGAATACTTACTCACCTGCCCTGCTTGTTATTTAGGAGAAAATGAAGAAGACCTGGTATCTTCTATAGATGCAAAAACGATCATCGTTCCAAAACAAATTTTCGAAAAGATTTCTTACAGAGACAGACCCGACGGTTTGATCGCCACAGGCGAATTGCCGGACTTCTCCTTATCTCCTAAAACAAAACTTTCTAATGATCCCGTGCTCGTGATCGAAGGTGTGGAAAAACCCGGAAATTTGGGAACTATTTTAAGAACGGCAGAAGGGGCCGGCTTTCATAAGGTATTCGTTGCAGATCCGAGATTAGATCTATTCAATCCAAACGTTATTCGTTCTTCCACCGGAACATTATTCACCTTAGATGTTTTCCAATCCGACATTAAAGAACTTTATCCTATTCTCAAAAACGCAGGATACAAAACATTTGCAGTAACCCCTGAAGCTAAATCTCTATATTGGGACTCAAATCTAAAAGGAAAGGTCGCACTTGTTTTCGGAAGCGAGCAATACGGCCTAAGTGAATATGCGAGATCCCAAAGCGATCAATATATTTCTCTTCCCATGAAGGGAGTCGCGGATAGTTTAAATTTAGCTATGTCTGCTGGAATTTTAATGTACGAAGTACTTCGACAGAACCGTTAA
- a CDS encoding class I SAM-dependent rRNA methyltransferase, which yields MNRFRRYQLNKTTESVLNFGHPWILNGKLSTAISAFQDGDWMRLVSGSNETLGFGIYSSSGPIGIRIIQRGNEFSLPQLKRTIEKALELRKPLRTKTNAYRLLHGENDLIPGVTVDRYGSTWVVQTYSQSLRKFSRLVVRILYSIAPKLEEPIPKQIVWISPQRIGSEKSLPVRFLRGKKEIPFEEKIFVNQVQWKTKIPGQKGGFFLDVRNLRQYILEKPELARDRDCLHLFSHTGLTSVCLEEAGANSVFSADGAKEALEEFVSHILPEDQVLNFEKKNTIFTKGKHHLVRADLFQDWGFLQDRKFSLIVLDPPNLTPNQAAILAGKKAYRSLITKALFHLEPGGDLILLSCSGRILESEFEKIGRETLANKGWKYKDLYKLRPEPDHPTRKEFPEGKYFKVHIYKKCEPLDQ from the coding sequence ATGAATCGCTTTCGAAGATACCAACTAAATAAAACAACGGAGTCCGTCCTTAATTTCGGACATCCTTGGATCTTAAACGGAAAATTATCCACTGCAATCTCGGCATTCCAAGACGGAGATTGGATGAGGCTTGTTTCCGGATCGAATGAAACATTGGGATTCGGGATCTATTCTTCTTCAGGCCCAATTGGAATACGTATCATACAAAGAGGAAATGAATTCTCACTTCCCCAACTAAAACGAACGATAGAGAAAGCATTAGAGCTTAGAAAACCACTTCGAACAAAAACAAATGCATATAGATTATTGCATGGGGAAAATGATCTCATCCCAGGCGTAACAGTGGATCGATACGGATCTACCTGGGTGGTCCAAACCTATTCCCAGTCTTTGAGAAAATTTTCCAGACTAGTAGTTCGAATACTATATTCCATAGCCCCAAAATTAGAAGAACCAATCCCAAAACAAATCGTATGGATCTCTCCCCAAAGAATCGGTTCCGAAAAATCTTTGCCTGTCCGTTTTCTACGAGGCAAAAAAGAAATTCCTTTTGAAGAAAAAATTTTTGTAAATCAGGTCCAATGGAAGACTAAGATCCCCGGACAAAAGGGCGGGTTCTTTTTGGATGTACGGAATTTACGGCAATATATATTAGAAAAACCGGAACTAGCTCGAGACAGAGATTGCCTACACTTATTTTCTCATACTGGACTTACTTCTGTATGTTTGGAAGAAGCAGGTGCAAACTCGGTCTTCTCCGCTGACGGCGCAAAAGAAGCATTAGAAGAATTTGTATCTCACATCTTGCCGGAGGATCAGGTCTTAAATTTTGAAAAGAAGAATACGATCTTCACAAAAGGGAAACATCATCTAGTACGAGCGGATCTATTTCAAGATTGGGGGTTTTTACAAGACAGAAAATTTTCCCTAATCGTTTTAGATCCGCCCAATCTGACTCCGAACCAAGCCGCTATTCTTGCCGGCAAAAAAGCATATCGCAGTCTAATCACTAAGGCGCTCTTTCATCTGGAACCTGGAGGAGATCTGATCTTACTTTCTTGTTCAGGAAGAATCCTGGAGTCAGAATTCGAAAAGATTGGCCGAGAAACCTTGGCAAACAAAGGATGGAAGTACAAGGATCTTTACAAATTAAGACCGGAACCGGATCATCCTACACGTAAGGAATTTCCGGAGGGAAAATACTTCAAGGTGCATATCTATAAAAAATGCGAACCCTTGGACCAATAG
- a CDS encoding class I SAM-dependent methyltransferase — protein MSTNKNTYQLIDSGNFKKLEQVGPYKVIRPSPVAAWPPTQASLWKDADGEYHRSDKGGGNWNWRGSSASRPDSEDEFLIQIPPLTVKIRFTPFGHLGIFPEQLSNWDRIRNVSSQLSGQGEVLNLFAYSGLSTLSVLAGGLDACHLDSSKGMVEWARENAQVSGLAGKKVRWIVEDVLKFLNREIRRDKKYIGFILDPPTFGRGASGEVFKIEKDLPEMMDLLMKLCDNKPDFVFLTCHSTGFSPLALRRILEGRIKTPGNYLTEELSISESTGRIHPAGSNCVFYSNRVKL, from the coding sequence ATGAGCACAAATAAAAATACATACCAACTCATCGATTCCGGAAATTTCAAAAAGTTAGAACAGGTAGGTCCTTATAAAGTGATCCGCCCTTCTCCTGTTGCTGCTTGGCCGCCTACCCAGGCTTCTCTTTGGAAGGATGCCGACGGAGAATATCATAGAAGCGATAAGGGTGGAGGAAATTGGAACTGGAGAGGATCCAGCGCTTCCAGACCGGACTCGGAAGATGAGTTTCTCATCCAAATTCCTCCTTTGACCGTTAAGATACGTTTTACTCCTTTTGGACATCTTGGGATTTTTCCGGAACAATTGAGCAATTGGGATCGTATTCGAAATGTTTCTTCTCAACTTTCCGGGCAGGGAGAAGTTTTAAATTTATTCGCATATTCTGGACTTTCCACCTTATCCGTATTAGCTGGGGGATTGGATGCCTGCCATTTGGATTCTTCTAAAGGAATGGTAGAATGGGCCAGAGAGAATGCACAAGTCTCCGGCCTCGCAGGCAAAAAAGTACGTTGGATTGTAGAAGATGTATTAAAATTCCTGAATAGAGAGATCAGAAGAGATAAAAAATATATAGGCTTTATCTTAGATCCACCTACCTTCGGAAGAGGCGCCAGCGGAGAAGTTTTCAAAATAGAAAAAGATCTACCGGAAATGATGGATCTCCTAATGAAACTATGCGATAATAAACCCGATTTTGTATTTTTGACCTGCCATTCCACTGGATTCAGTCCATTGGCACTTCGAAGGATTTTGGAAGGAAGGATCAAAACTCCCGGGAATTATCTCACGGAAGAACTTTCAATTTCGGAATCCACAGGAAGAATTCATCCAGCCGGTTCTAATTGTGTATTTTATTCGAATAGAGTAAAACTTTGA